A region from the Fimbriimonadaceae bacterium genome encodes:
- a CDS encoding formylglycine-generating enzyme family protein produces the protein MRACPAMLALSLTAVLVAGCAGPRRVRAGAQVPAPVTPAPPEGMVFVAGGTFTMGSDSGMDDERPPHQVTVSPFYMDQHEVTNRQFAAFVTATGYVTEAERRPDPKAYPGVPAEKLVPGAAVFSAGKGWSYVPGADWRHPLGPKSDIQGKDDFPVVQVSWNDATAYARWAGKRLPTEAEWEFAATGGKAGSAYTWGDDDFDPKRPQANIWQGDFPSKDDKEDGYAGLAPVGRFPPTANGLSDMAGNVWEWCADWYRPDAYPASPSTDPSGPADSVDPQEPGVPKRVMRGGSYLCAANSCVGYRPTARMKSSPDTGLCHVGFRCVRSASPPRE, from the coding sequence ATGCGCGCATGCCCGGCCATGCTGGCCCTGTCGCTGACGGCCGTCCTGGTCGCCGGGTGTGCGGGCCCGCGCCGCGTTCGGGCCGGGGCCCAAGTTCCCGCCCCGGTGACCCCCGCTCCTCCAGAGGGCATGGTCTTCGTCGCAGGAGGCACCTTCACCATGGGCTCCGACTCGGGGATGGACGACGAGCGGCCGCCCCACCAGGTCACCGTGTCACCGTTCTACATGGACCAGCACGAGGTCACCAACCGGCAGTTCGCCGCGTTCGTCACGGCGACCGGATACGTCACCGAGGCGGAACGCAGGCCCGACCCCAAGGCGTATCCCGGGGTACCGGCAGAGAAACTCGTGCCTGGTGCGGCCGTCTTTAGCGCGGGCAAAGGCTGGAGCTATGTGCCAGGGGCCGACTGGCGACATCCTCTGGGGCCGAAGAGTGACATCCAAGGCAAGGACGACTTCCCCGTCGTGCAGGTGAGTTGGAACGACGCGACCGCCTATGCCCGTTGGGCGGGCAAACGCCTGCCGACCGAGGCCGAGTGGGAGTTCGCTGCCACGGGGGGCAAAGCCGGGTCGGCCTACACCTGGGGTGACGACGACTTCGACCCGAAGCGTCCCCAGGCCAACATCTGGCAGGGAGACTTTCCGTCCAAGGACGACAAAGAGGACGGATACGCTGGGCTCGCGCCGGTCGGTCGGTTCCCTCCCACCGCCAACGGACTTTCCGATATGGCGGGGAACGTTTGGGAATGGTGTGCCGACTGGTACCGCCCGGACGCCTACCCGGCGTCGCCGTCCACCGACCCGTCCGGGCCGGCTGACTCGGTCGACCCCCAAGAACCTGGCGTCCCCAAGCGGGTGATGCGGGGCGGCTCGTACTTGTGCGCCGCCAATTCGTGCGTGGGCTACCGGCCGACGGCCCGGATGAAGTCGTCACCAGACACGGGGCTGTGCCACGTCGGTTTCCGTTGCGTCCGGTCGGCCTCGCCGCCAAGGGAGTGA
- a CDS encoding MFS transporter codes for MSQGQRARQTATRLVFLVLGWSVGAWAPMVPLVKASHGLDEARLGTLLLCLGLGSIVVLPFCGRLSVLFGLRRVLTASGLACAACLLLAVVVPGQWALAAALALLGASIGVTDVVVNIQAVAVEREAGRPLMSGFHGMFSVGGVAGSAVATALLKLGSTPVATTWVAVAAMVVGLVLARPGLMVSGEDRDGPAFALPRGRVLALGAMCFVLFMAEGSVTDWAAILLRDWRGWPDGAGLGYVAFAAMMTTGRLTGDRLVARVGRLRTVVLGSAVTALGFVLAAAVPSPTAGLVGFALVGAGASNVVPVFFTAAGNQRDMPAAQALPAVTTVGYLGFLAGPGLIGHASQAFTLPVALLMLATALLVVAVAAPAAMGRTLQSA; via the coding sequence ATGAGCCAAGGCCAGCGCGCCCGACAGACCGCGACCAGGCTCGTTTTCCTGGTGCTGGGCTGGTCGGTCGGGGCATGGGCTCCTATGGTGCCCCTCGTCAAGGCGAGCCACGGGCTCGACGAGGCGCGGTTGGGCACGTTGCTCCTCTGCCTTGGACTCGGCTCCATTGTCGTCCTGCCGTTTTGTGGCCGCCTGTCCGTCTTGTTCGGCCTTCGCCGGGTGCTCACCGCGTCGGGCCTCGCCTGCGCGGCGTGCCTGTTGCTGGCGGTGGTCGTCCCCGGCCAGTGGGCCCTGGCTGCCGCCCTGGCCCTGCTCGGGGCGTCCATCGGGGTCACCGACGTCGTCGTGAACATCCAGGCGGTCGCCGTCGAACGCGAGGCGGGGCGCCCCCTGATGTCGGGCTTCCACGGCATGTTCAGTGTCGGCGGAGTGGCGGGCTCTGCCGTCGCGACGGCCTTGCTGAAGCTGGGATCTACGCCAGTGGCGACGACATGGGTGGCGGTGGCGGCGATGGTCGTGGGATTGGTCCTGGCCCGGCCCGGCCTCATGGTCTCGGGCGAGGACCGTGACGGGCCAGCCTTCGCCCTTCCGCGCGGGCGGGTGCTCGCGCTGGGGGCGATGTGCTTCGTCCTCTTCATGGCCGAAGGCTCGGTGACCGACTGGGCCGCGATCTTGTTACGCGACTGGAGGGGTTGGCCCGACGGTGCCGGTCTCGGCTACGTCGCCTTCGCGGCGATGATGACGACGGGCCGGCTCACCGGCGACCGCTTGGTCGCCCGCGTAGGTCGGCTGCGGACGGTCGTCCTCGGGTCGGCGGTCACAGCTTTGGGGTTTGTCTTGGCCGCCGCGGTCCCCTCGCCCACCGCCGGCCTCGTCGGCTTCGCGTTGGTCGGGGCAGGCGCCTCAAACGTGGTGCCGGTCTTTTTCACCGCCGCGGGCAACCAGCGCGACATGCCGGCCGCCCAAGCCCTGCCCGCCGTGACGACGGTGGGCTACCTCGGGTTCCTGGCCGGACCGGGCCTGATCGGTCACGCCTCCCAGGCCTTCACTCTGCCCGTGGCCCTGCTGATGCTGGCCACCGCCCTTCTCGTCGTCGCGGTCGCCGCGCCGGCGGCGATGGGCCGGACCCTCCAATCCGCCTGA
- a CDS encoding NAD(P)H-dependent oxidoreductase, with protein sequence MIMSYKVAVIVGSLRKGSYSSLVAKALTEAAPDSLEFENVPIGDLPFFNQDLEAEPPAEWTTFRDKIKAADAVLFVTPEYNRSVPGVLKNAVDVGSRPYGQGALQGKPAMVAAQSPGQISGFGANHHLRQSLVFLNMPTMGQPEVYIGKTNTLFDEQGNLTNEETKKYLVAVMQSFADWVARFA encoded by the coding sequence ATCATCATGAGCTACAAAGTCGCCGTCATCGTCGGGAGCCTGCGCAAGGGCAGCTACAGCAGTCTGGTCGCCAAGGCCTTGACCGAAGCGGCCCCGGACTCTTTAGAGTTTGAAAACGTCCCCATTGGCGACCTGCCGTTCTTCAACCAAGACCTTGAAGCCGAACCGCCTGCTGAATGGACCACGTTCCGCGACAAGATCAAGGCGGCGGACGCCGTCCTTTTTGTCACTCCGGAATACAACCGGTCGGTCCCTGGCGTCCTCAAGAACGCGGTCGACGTCGGCTCGCGGCCCTACGGCCAAGGGGCGTTGCAGGGCAAGCCGGCCATGGTCGCCGCCCAGTCCCCGGGGCAGATCAGCGGGTTTGGCGCGAACCACCACCTGCGCCAGTCGCTCGTGTTCTTGAACATGCCGACAATGGGCCAGCCGGAGGTCTACATTGGCAAGACCAACACGCTCTTTGACGAACAAGGGAACCTGACCAACGAGGAAACGAAGAAGTATCTCGTTGCCGTGATGCAGTCGTTTGCCGACTGGGTCGCCCGCTTCGCCTGA
- the megL gene encoding methionine gamma-lyase: MERQHAGFATRAIHHGHDPYAGAGGLTPPVHVSSTYTFPTAQDGGARFAGEAPGHVYSRLGNPTLDLLERRLASLEGAEAAVVTGSGMGAVASLLWTMLRPGDVLLADQTLYGCTFSYFHHGLAEFGVEIRHIDLTKPGEVARHATPQAKGVYFETPANPNMRVVDIEAVAAEAHAAGLWVAVDNTYMTPYLQRPVELGADFVVHSATKYLGGHGDLLAGAVVGSAESMHSVRMKGVKDYTGACMSAFDAHLVLRGVKTLALRMDRHCANAMAVAEFLAAHPAVAKVYYPGLKGDAGHETNRRQARGPGGMVAFDVVGGLESAQAFLDRLELVVRAVSLGDCESLAQHPASMTHSTYTPEERARHGIGDGLVRMSVGLEDVDDILDDVRQALDAVPRTFHLAG; encoded by the coding sequence ATGGAGCGACAACACGCCGGCTTTGCGACCCGGGCGATCCACCATGGCCACGATCCCTATGCGGGGGCAGGGGGATTGACCCCGCCGGTCCACGTCAGCTCCACCTACACCTTTCCCACCGCCCAGGACGGCGGGGCACGGTTCGCCGGTGAAGCGCCCGGCCATGTCTACAGCCGTCTGGGCAACCCGACTCTGGATTTGCTGGAGAGACGGCTTGCGAGCCTTGAGGGCGCCGAGGCCGCGGTCGTGACGGGCAGCGGCATGGGCGCGGTCGCCTCGCTCCTGTGGACCATGCTCCGGCCCGGCGACGTCCTCCTTGCCGACCAGACTCTGTACGGCTGCACCTTTTCGTACTTCCACCACGGCTTGGCTGAGTTCGGTGTCGAGATCCGGCACATCGACTTGACGAAGCCGGGTGAGGTGGCACGGCACGCCACGCCTCAGGCCAAGGGTGTCTACTTCGAGACCCCGGCCAACCCCAATATGCGGGTGGTCGACATCGAGGCGGTCGCTGCCGAGGCCCATGCCGCCGGGCTCTGGGTGGCGGTCGACAACACTTACATGACCCCGTACCTCCAGCGGCCGGTCGAACTTGGCGCCGACTTTGTCGTCCACTCGGCCACCAAGTACCTGGGTGGCCATGGCGACCTTCTCGCCGGTGCCGTGGTCGGGAGTGCCGAAAGCATGCATTCCGTCAGGATGAAGGGGGTCAAGGATTACACCGGAGCGTGCATGTCGGCGTTCGACGCCCACCTGGTGTTACGCGGGGTCAAGACGTTGGCCCTCCGGATGGACCGCCATTGCGCCAACGCCATGGCAGTCGCCGAGTTCCTCGCCGCCCACCCTGCCGTCGCCAAGGTCTACTATCCGGGCCTGAAGGGCGACGCGGGGCATGAGACCAACCGGCGGCAGGCCCGGGGCCCCGGCGGGATGGTGGCCTTCGACGTCGTCGGAGGCTTGGAGTCCGCCCAGGCGTTTCTCGACCGGCTTGAGTTGGTGGTCCGTGCCGTCAGCCTTGGTGACTGCGAAAGCCTTGCCCAGCACCCCGCCTCGATGACCCACAGCACCTACACCCCGGAAGAACGGGCGCGGCACGGGATCGGCGACGGATTGGTGAGGATGTCGGTCGGGCTGGAGGATGTGGACGACATCCTCGACGATGTCCGCCAGGCCCTCGACGCCGTCCCTCGGACTTTCCACCTCGCCGGATGA
- a CDS encoding Lrp/AsnC family transcriptional regulator, producing the protein MDATDVEILRILQQDGRISVADLAGRVGLTVAPTYRRLRRLENTEVVDGYTALLDPVKLGFTIRAIVSVRFASHDLATTDRFTAFVQRESRIQQCDNVTGEVDYYLVVLAHDLADYEAFTHRLRAVQGVTSIHTHISLRSLKSGIAVPLE; encoded by the coding sequence ATGGACGCGACAGATGTCGAGATTCTCCGCATCCTCCAGCAGGACGGTCGGATCAGCGTGGCCGACTTGGCGGGTCGGGTCGGCCTGACCGTCGCCCCCACCTACCGGCGGCTAAGGCGATTGGAAAACACCGAGGTGGTCGACGGCTACACCGCCCTTCTCGACCCGGTCAAACTCGGCTTCACGATCCGGGCGATCGTCAGTGTGCGGTTTGCCAGCCACGACCTGGCGACGACCGACCGGTTCACCGCCTTTGTCCAACGCGAGTCCCGGATCCAGCAGTGCGACAACGTGACGGGCGAGGTCGACTACTATTTGGTCGTCCTCGCCCATGACCTGGCCGACTACGAAGCGTTCACCCACCGCCTGCGGGCGGTGCAAGGGGTGACGAGCATCCACACCCACATTAGCCTGCGCAGCCTCAAGAGCGGCATCGCCGTCCCCTTGGAGTAG
- a CDS encoding rhomboid family intramembrane serine protease, translated as MGDRAWKVAPQRRAPTATLVLVVVTCAFFLVTWVPQTGRAWADFAAFTGLSPKVWTLVTYTLVESRFFGILFGMMWLYWVGSVVESRLGRTGFVVLYLASAASMALFGGVAATVTGKPIVVAGAYPPIDALTVVWGALHMDEEIRLYGVLPIKGKWMAAVSAGFILFYYGLGNPLVGVAMCLPLLFLWFYARGSLKWMPFGVNPFTARRAKQAENRQFHAFMDDVRSREKEREERERLRKLFESSLDDPDDKR; from the coding sequence ATGGGAGACCGGGCCTGGAAAGTCGCCCCCCAGCGAAGGGCGCCGACCGCCACTCTGGTGCTGGTCGTCGTCACCTGCGCCTTCTTCTTGGTGACATGGGTCCCTCAGACGGGACGCGCCTGGGCTGACTTCGCCGCCTTCACCGGTTTGTCGCCCAAGGTGTGGACGTTGGTCACGTACACCCTGGTTGAGTCGAGGTTCTTCGGCATCCTCTTCGGCATGATGTGGCTCTACTGGGTCGGCTCGGTCGTCGAGTCGCGCCTGGGGCGGACGGGGTTCGTCGTCCTCTACCTCGCCTCGGCCGCGTCCATGGCCTTGTTCGGCGGTGTCGCCGCCACGGTGACAGGCAAGCCGATCGTCGTCGCCGGTGCCTATCCGCCGATCGACGCCCTCACCGTCGTGTGGGGCGCCCTGCACATGGACGAGGAGATCCGCCTCTACGGGGTCTTGCCGATCAAGGGCAAATGGATGGCGGCGGTCTCGGCCGGGTTCATCCTCTTCTACTACGGGCTGGGGAACCCACTGGTCGGGGTCGCGATGTGCCTTCCTTTGCTGTTCCTCTGGTTTTATGCCCGGGGCAGCCTCAAGTGGATGCCGTTCGGCGTCAACCCGTTCACTGCCAGACGGGCCAAGCAGGCCGAGAACCGTCAGTTCCATGCGTTCATGGACGACGTCCGGTCCCGCGAAAAGGAGCGGGAAGAGCGGGAGAGGCTGCGGAAACTCTTTGAGTCGAGCCTGGACGACCCTGACGACAAGCGCTGA
- the mutS gene encoding DNA mismatch repair protein MutS: MRPQTPMLQQYYQAKAAHPGVLMAIRVGDFFEFYGEDAETAARELEITLTGREDGSNGRIPMAGVPHHSVEKYLAKLVGKGFRVALCDQLENPKQAKGLVKRGVTRVITAGTVVEDAMLPSAANNFLAAVCVQDGRAGLATLDPSTGEFLVTEIDQGEVADRLLQELARLRPAELLHTDHEDGLAESARQGLGLNATSVQPPRPGRAAETLLRHFDVANLSGYGLDDKSSAVVAAGMVLDYARHNGLHLNHVSSLAVYSVDDFIRLDPATRRSLETTQNLADGSRRNTLLSAIDCTVTAMGSRLMRRWLEQPLLDKKQILGRQEAVARLVDHTLTRGDLRDALKKVADIERLVSRAATGLASPRDLGALRDTLMGLPDVDDALRKVALGHLHALRSRFHTHDDLAWALHKALADELPLNARDGGVFQKGHDLELDKLRELSRDGKSYIAKLEAKERAETGLDKLKVGYNSVFGYYLEVGKQFADRVPAHYIRKQTTAGAERYITAELKEHESAVLGAEEKATELEEELFVRLRAKVADQAVGLLQTARAVAEADVLAALAETAVVRRFARPEIVDEDVLVFEEGRHPVVESNVPFVPNDLGLDERLRMMILTGPNMSGKSTYLRQTALIVILAQIGSFVPAKDCRMGLCDRVFARIGAKDEIALGQSTFMVEMVESANILNNAGPRSLVILDEVGRGTSTYDGLAIAWAMVEHLAGVGCKCLFATHYHQLNALADQVQGVANFRVSVEEVGDKVVWTHRVLPGGTDRSYGVHVARMAGVPRAVLDRASEVLSVLEGSRTDVPVGPSVQNVQLTLFEAEPSPILAELGGLEIDKLTPVQALMKLDEWQRKL; this comes from the coding sequence GTGCGTCCTCAGACGCCCATGCTCCAGCAGTACTACCAAGCCAAGGCCGCCCATCCGGGCGTCCTGATGGCGATCCGTGTCGGCGATTTCTTCGAGTTCTATGGTGAGGACGCCGAGACGGCGGCCCGCGAGCTCGAGATCACCTTGACCGGCCGTGAAGACGGGAGCAACGGACGGATCCCGATGGCAGGGGTGCCCCACCACTCCGTGGAGAAGTACCTCGCCAAGTTGGTCGGCAAAGGGTTCCGCGTCGCCCTGTGCGACCAGTTGGAGAACCCGAAACAGGCGAAGGGCCTGGTCAAGCGCGGCGTGACGCGCGTCATCACGGCGGGCACCGTGGTCGAGGACGCCATGCTGCCGTCGGCGGCCAACAACTTTCTTGCCGCCGTGTGCGTGCAGGACGGGAGGGCGGGCCTGGCGACCCTTGACCCCTCGACCGGAGAGTTCCTAGTCACCGAGATCGACCAGGGCGAGGTGGCCGACCGCCTCCTCCAGGAGCTTGCCCGCTTACGTCCGGCCGAACTCCTGCACACCGACCACGAGGACGGCCTGGCCGAAAGCGCCCGCCAGGGTCTCGGGCTCAACGCGACCTCTGTCCAGCCGCCCCGTCCCGGCCGCGCCGCCGAGACCCTGTTGCGGCACTTCGACGTCGCCAATCTGAGCGGTTACGGGCTCGACGACAAGTCGAGTGCCGTCGTAGCCGCCGGGATGGTGCTCGACTATGCCCGGCACAACGGCCTGCACCTGAACCACGTCTCGTCCTTGGCGGTCTACTCAGTGGACGACTTTATCCGTCTGGACCCGGCCACGCGGCGGAGTCTCGAGACCACCCAGAACCTTGCCGACGGCAGCCGGCGCAACACGTTGCTCAGCGCCATCGACTGCACCGTCACCGCGATGGGCTCGCGGCTCATGCGCCGCTGGCTGGAGCAGCCCCTCCTCGACAAGAAGCAGATCCTTGGCCGCCAGGAGGCCGTCGCGCGCCTTGTCGACCACACCCTTACGCGCGGCGACTTGCGCGACGCCCTCAAGAAGGTCGCCGACATCGAGCGGCTCGTTTCGCGGGCCGCCACCGGCCTGGCGTCGCCCCGCGACCTCGGGGCCCTTCGTGACACCCTCATGGGTCTGCCCGATGTGGACGACGCCCTGCGCAAGGTCGCCCTCGGGCACCTGCACGCGCTCCGAAGCCGCTTCCACACCCACGACGACCTGGCCTGGGCCCTTCACAAGGCCCTGGCCGACGAACTGCCGCTCAACGCCCGGGACGGCGGCGTCTTCCAGAAGGGTCACGACCTGGAGCTCGACAAGCTGCGCGAGTTGAGCCGCGACGGCAAAAGCTACATCGCCAAGCTTGAGGCCAAGGAACGGGCAGAGACCGGGTTGGACAAGCTCAAGGTCGGTTACAACTCGGTCTTCGGCTACTACCTTGAGGTGGGCAAGCAGTTTGCCGACCGCGTCCCCGCGCACTACATCCGCAAGCAGACGACCGCGGGCGCCGAGCGCTACATCACCGCCGAACTGAAGGAGCACGAGAGCGCCGTCCTCGGGGCGGAAGAGAAGGCCACCGAACTCGAAGAGGAGTTGTTCGTCCGGCTTCGGGCCAAGGTCGCCGACCAAGCCGTCGGCTTGCTGCAGACCGCCCGCGCCGTCGCCGAGGCCGACGTGCTCGCCGCCTTGGCCGAGACCGCCGTCGTCCGCCGCTTCGCCCGACCGGAGATCGTCGACGAGGACGTTTTGGTATTCGAGGAGGGCCGCCATCCGGTCGTCGAGTCCAACGTCCCCTTCGTTCCCAACGACCTGGGGCTGGACGAGCGGCTCCGGATGATGATCCTCACCGGGCCCAACATGAGCGGGAAGTCGACGTACCTGCGCCAGACCGCCCTGATCGTCATCCTTGCCCAGATCGGCAGCTTCGTCCCCGCAAAGGACTGCCGGATGGGACTGTGCGACCGGGTTTTCGCCCGTATCGGGGCCAAGGACGAGATCGCCCTCGGCCAGAGCACCTTCATGGTCGAGATGGTCGAGAGCGCGAACATTCTCAACAATGCCGGGCCTCGTTCCCTCGTGATCCTCGACGAGGTCGGGAGGGGGACATCGACCTACGACGGCCTCGCCATCGCTTGGGCGATGGTGGAGCACCTGGCGGGCGTCGGCTGCAAGTGCCTTTTCGCCACCCACTACCACCAGCTCAACGCTCTGGCCGACCAGGTCCAAGGGGTGGCCAACTTCCGGGTCAGTGTCGAGGAGGTCGGTGACAAGGTGGTGTGGACGCACCGCGTCCTACCCGGCGGCACGGACCGTAGTTACGGCGTCCATGTCGCCCGCATGGCGGGTGTGCCCCGGGCCGTCCTGGACCGGGCGTCCGAGGTCTTGTCGGTGCTTGAAGGCTCGCGCACCGACGTCCCGGTCGGTCCGTCGGTGCAGAACGTCCAGCTCACCCTCTTTGAGGCCGAACCGTCACCGATCCTAGCCGAACTGGGCGGCCTTGAGATTGACAAGCTCACGCCGGTCCAAGCGTTGATGAAGCTGGACGAGTGGCAACGGAAGCTGTGA
- a CDS encoding phage holin family protein yields the protein MKRLVLRWVLSVVALVVAAYLTGYVLPKHLVVDTSVAGILKMFVGVAVIGLLNTTLGKLLKFMTIPLNCLTMGLFSLAVNAAMFLVAGNLNLGFRVEGFLGALLGSILYSAMGGVLGILVKEKDEDG from the coding sequence ATGAAGAGGCTGGTTCTCCGGTGGGTGCTGTCGGTGGTCGCCTTGGTGGTGGCCGCCTACTTGACGGGTTATGTCTTGCCGAAGCACCTTGTCGTCGACACTTCCGTCGCCGGAATCCTGAAGATGTTTGTCGGGGTCGCCGTCATCGGCCTCCTGAACACCACGCTCGGCAAGCTCCTCAAATTCATGACCATCCCCCTCAACTGTCTCACCATGGGGCTGTTCAGTCTGGCCGTGAACGCGGCGATGTTCCTTGTCGCCGGCAATCTGAACTTGGGTTTCCGCGTCGAAGGGTTTCTCGGCGCCCTCCTCGGCAGCATCCTCTATTCCGCCATGGGCGGCGTCTTGGGCATCCTCGTCAAAGAGAAGGACGAAGACGGTTAG
- a CDS encoding YvcK family protein, with product MISRKLRSVIKPTARLARLGTVATFGVLLALFGLIVTFRAVLGPMVGGVARGWGRFLRNLSTDLDIELATHVVGGVCLVAGGFLAYRGVRSLIRQLGSGGDEDKNGSFGVNAYLRRQMLANGPKIVALGGGTGLSTLLRGLKQYSSNITAVVTVSDDGGSSGRLVQELGIMPPGDIRNCLVALADAEKRMTDLFQHRFTKGSGALAGHSLGNLLLAGFIEQAGGDVDNALVLATEVLAIRGRVVPSTTAHVTLKALMEDGGEIEGETAIVESTQRIRRIYLEPENPPGHAEAVRAIAEADLIVMGPGSVYTSIVPNLLVAGIPEAICASKAKKAYVCNVMTQRGESDHFTAAEHVVAIQANVPKRVFDYVLVNTGTPSEGALDKYRGSGQEFVVPDVERVKQMGYRPVHGNLMSETDYVRHDPVRVAAILMGLLDR from the coding sequence ATGATCAGCCGGAAGCTCCGCAGCGTCATCAAACCGACTGCCCGGCTCGCCCGCCTTGGCACGGTGGCGACGTTCGGTGTCCTGCTCGCCCTGTTCGGGCTGATCGTCACGTTCCGGGCCGTGCTCGGGCCGATGGTCGGCGGGGTCGCCCGGGGCTGGGGCCGGTTCCTGCGCAACCTTTCGACCGACCTTGACATCGAACTGGCGACCCACGTGGTCGGCGGCGTCTGCCTGGTCGCAGGAGGCTTCCTGGCCTACCGAGGCGTGCGGAGCCTGATACGTCAGCTCGGGTCGGGCGGCGACGAAGACAAGAACGGAAGCTTTGGCGTCAACGCCTACCTGCGACGCCAGATGCTGGCCAACGGCCCCAAGATCGTCGCCCTAGGCGGCGGCACCGGTCTCAGCACCCTGCTACGCGGCCTCAAGCAATACTCCAGCAACATCACCGCGGTCGTGACGGTCAGCGACGACGGCGGCAGCAGCGGCCGGCTGGTCCAGGAACTCGGCATCATGCCTCCGGGCGACATCCGCAACTGCCTCGTCGCCTTGGCCGACGCGGAAAAGCGGATGACCGACCTCTTCCAACACCGGTTCACCAAGGGGTCTGGCGCTCTGGCAGGGCACTCGTTGGGCAACCTCCTTCTCGCCGGGTTTATCGAGCAGGCCGGCGGCGACGTCGACAACGCCCTTGTCTTGGCCACCGAGGTCCTCGCCATCCGGGGCCGCGTCGTCCCCTCGACCACGGCCCATGTCACCCTCAAAGCCCTGATGGAGGACGGCGGCGAGATCGAGGGGGAGACGGCCATCGTGGAATCCACCCAACGTATCCGGCGCATCTACCTGGAGCCCGAGAACCCACCCGGGCATGCCGAGGCGGTCCGGGCGATCGCCGAAGCCGACTTGATCGTGATGGGGCCGGGCAGCGTGTACACCTCGATCGTGCCGAACCTTCTTGTCGCCGGTATCCCCGAGGCGATCTGCGCGAGCAAAGCCAAGAAGGCTTACGTCTGCAATGTCATGACCCAGCGGGGGGAGAGCGACCACTTCACTGCCGCCGAGCACGTCGTCGCCATCCAGGCGAACGTTCCCAAACGGGTCTTTGACTATGTGCTCGTGAACACCGGCACGCCGAGCGAGGGCGCTTTGGACAAGTACCGCGGTTCGGGACAGGAGTTCGTCGTCCCCGACGTCGAACGTGTCAAGCAGATGGGTTACCGGCCGGTGCACGGCAACCTGATGTCGGAGACCGACTACGTGCGCCACGACCCCGTCCGGGTCGCCGCCATCCTCATGGGGTTGCTTGACCGATGA
- the gmk gene encoding guanylate kinase: MTRRLVVLSGPSGVGKDTVIDAWARRDPQVKRVVAYTTRPPRPGEHDGDDYHFVDPERFDRLATEGAFLEAKNVHGNWYATPLADMEEMLDAGLVAVLKIDVQGALVAMERFPWALTVMLAPPSAEELERRIRGRGTDAEEVVAKRLANARGELAQADRYQHVVVNRDVDEAVEEIMGLVEARWPR, translated from the coding sequence ATGACCCGGCGGCTTGTCGTCCTGAGCGGTCCGAGCGGCGTGGGCAAGGACACCGTCATCGACGCCTGGGCGCGGCGCGACCCCCAGGTCAAGCGGGTCGTCGCCTACACCACCCGCCCGCCACGACCCGGCGAACACGACGGCGACGACTACCATTTTGTCGACCCGGAGCGCTTTGACCGCCTGGCGACAGAGGGAGCCTTCCTCGAGGCCAAGAACGTGCACGGTAACTGGTACGCCACCCCGCTCGCGGACATGGAGGAGATGCTCGACGCCGGGCTCGTCGCCGTCCTCAAGATCGACGTTCAGGGCGCCCTGGTGGCGATGGAGCGGTTTCCCTGGGCCCTGACCGTCATGCTCGCCCCACCGAGCGCCGAGGAGCTTGAGCGCCGCATCCGTGGCCGGGGCACGGACGCCGAGGAAGTTGTCGCCAAACGGCTCGCCAACGCCCGCGGCGAGTTGGCCCAGGCGGACCGGTACCAACACGTCGTCGTGAACCGCGACGTCGATGAGGCCGTGGAAGAGATCATGGGTCTCGTGGAGGCGCGGTGGCCGAGGTAG